Proteins encoded together in one Desulfosporosinus meridiei DSM 13257 window:
- a CDS encoding IS1182 family transposase, translating to MSKPGKKVHNQVVFKEYNQNQLSLPIDLECLIPPNHMVRVVNSALDQMNLEPLLAKYPGGGRSSYHPVMMTKLIVYAYADKTFSSRRIEKAARENIMYMWLCGGNSPDFKTINSFRGERMKDVLVEIFSEVVELLHKQGYIKLENYFLDGTKIEANANKYSWVWGKSTKRYKEKLREKCRELFEFVDLANQKENEEYGDRNLEELGEEKPIDSQAIEEAVKKIDERLTQNPKEKKFIKVKRVLLKDYLPRMKKYEKQEELLAECNSYSKTDTDATFMRMKEDAMKNGQLKPGYNVQIGTENQFVVGYSIHQSAGDTSCLKEHLEELKKNLGGKLPANIVADAGYGSEENYEYLAQENLGNYVKYNTFHKEATAKGKPDPTLVQNWLYDKQKDEYTCGFRRVLRFKYIKTQKSKRGYRSTIRVYQSDDCQDCPYLKRCIKQSNNPDFKKQIYINPKGNELKAEARANLTSEYGLKMRSLRPIEVESVFGDIKGNFGVRRFILKGLEKVKLEWGLHCIAHNMRKLAVVLG from the coding sequence TTGTCAAAACCGGGTAAGAAAGTACATAACCAAGTTGTTTTCAAAGAGTACAATCAGAATCAACTGAGCTTACCAATAGATTTGGAATGTCTTATTCCTCCCAATCATATGGTCAGAGTGGTAAACTCTGCTCTCGATCAAATGAATCTAGAACCTCTTTTAGCTAAATATCCTGGAGGTGGACGTTCGAGTTATCATCCCGTCATGATGACCAAACTGATCGTTTATGCCTATGCCGATAAAACGTTTTCTAGCCGCCGCATAGAAAAGGCAGCCCGCGAAAACATCATGTATATGTGGTTGTGCGGAGGAAATAGTCCGGATTTTAAAACCATCAACAGCTTCCGGGGCGAACGTATGAAAGATGTGTTGGTTGAGATTTTTAGTGAGGTTGTTGAACTTTTACATAAACAAGGCTATATCAAGCTGGAAAATTACTTCTTAGACGGGACAAAAATAGAAGCTAATGCTAATAAGTACAGCTGGGTCTGGGGAAAATCGACCAAGCGCTACAAAGAAAAGTTGCGGGAAAAGTGCCGAGAACTCTTTGAATTTGTGGATTTGGCCAATCAGAAAGAAAATGAAGAGTATGGGGACCGGAACCTAGAAGAACTAGGAGAAGAAAAACCGATTGACTCCCAGGCTATAGAAGAAGCGGTTAAAAAGATCGACGAACGATTAACCCAAAACCCAAAGGAAAAGAAATTTATTAAAGTTAAAAGAGTCTTGCTGAAAGATTACTTACCTCGTATGAAGAAATACGAAAAACAAGAGGAACTGCTGGCAGAGTGCAATAGTTACTCAAAAACGGATACAGACGCAACCTTCATGCGTATGAAAGAGGATGCCATGAAAAACGGGCAACTGAAGCCAGGTTACAATGTCCAAATAGGAACAGAAAATCAATTTGTCGTAGGATACTCCATCCATCAATCGGCGGGCGATACCAGTTGCCTGAAAGAACACCTGGAAGAGTTGAAGAAAAACCTAGGGGGTAAGCTTCCGGCCAACATCGTTGCCGATGCGGGGTATGGCAGTGAAGAGAATTACGAATATCTAGCTCAAGAGAACCTTGGGAACTATGTCAAATATAATACTTTTCATAAGGAAGCAACAGCCAAGGGGAAACCTGATCCGACCCTGGTTCAAAATTGGCTATATGATAAACAGAAGGATGAATACACGTGCGGGTTTAGGAGAGTTCTAAGATTCAAGTACATAAAAACTCAGAAAAGCAAGAGGGGTTACCGAAGTACCATTCGAGTCTATCAAAGTGATGATTGTCAAGATTGTCCATACCTCAAACGTTGTATCAAACAAAGTAATAATCCGGATTTCAAGAAGCAGATCTACATTAACCCTAAAGGCAATGAACTAAAAGCAGAGGCACGGGCTAATCTGACGAGCGAATACGGGCTAAAAATGCGCAGTTTAAGACCTATAGAGGTGGAAAGTGTCTTTGGAGATATCAAAGGCAATTTTGGTGTGCGACGATTTATCCTTAAAGGATTGGAAAAGGTCAAGCTGGAGT
- a CDS encoding ABC transporter substrate-binding protein, with the protein MKKQISRVGLVLMVLSIAFFVFGCGAPKKSENHSPISEAKVVKIGVLPIEDNLPFYVAEKDKLYTKEGVQVELVSFASAMERDAALQAGQIDGQVADLLAVALLKKIGADVKIASIGLGATPKEGRFAILSSPKSGITDLAGLKGGTLGISQNSIIDYVSDQMLLDKGVQLDSVKKVSIPKMPVRLDMLLSDQINAACLPDPLASLAQAKGAHLLIDDTYKNISQTVFLFRTESIKANSEGIKAVLRAYGTAGQALTNNPDQYRDLFLEKAQIPQELKDSYQTPTFSKLQLPTEEEVQSVMKWMVEKNLIPQAYNYQELVDPNLLPSS; encoded by the coding sequence ATGAAAAAACAAATATCAAGGGTTGGTCTGGTATTAATGGTTTTAAGTATTGCCTTTTTTGTATTTGGCTGCGGAGCTCCTAAAAAATCGGAGAATCATTCTCCCATCAGTGAAGCCAAAGTAGTTAAGATCGGGGTCTTACCTATTGAAGATAATTTGCCCTTCTATGTTGCGGAAAAAGACAAACTATACACTAAAGAAGGTGTTCAAGTAGAACTAGTCAGCTTTGCCAGTGCTATGGAAAGAGATGCTGCACTTCAGGCCGGACAAATTGATGGTCAGGTAGCTGATTTGCTGGCAGTTGCTTTATTAAAGAAGATTGGTGCCGATGTGAAGATTGCCTCCATAGGGCTGGGGGCTACTCCCAAGGAAGGGCGTTTCGCTATTTTGTCTTCCCCTAAATCGGGCATCACAGACTTGGCGGGTTTAAAAGGAGGGACCCTTGGAATATCTCAAAATTCAATTATTGACTATGTCAGTGATCAAATGCTCCTGGATAAAGGGGTTCAGCTGGATAGTGTAAAAAAAGTATCAATTCCTAAGATGCCGGTGCGCTTAGATATGCTGCTGTCAGATCAGATCAATGCTGCTTGTCTTCCGGATCCGTTAGCCTCATTGGCCCAAGCAAAAGGGGCTCACCTACTTATTGATGATACTTATAAGAATATTTCTCAAACGGTTTTCCTCTTTCGAACCGAAAGTATAAAAGCTAATTCCGAAGGAATTAAAGCTGTCCTTCGGGCCTATGGTACTGCCGGACAAGCTTTGACAAATAATCCGGATCAATATCGAGATCTATTCTTGGAAAAAGCCCAGATTCCTCAAGAATTGAAGGATAGTTATCAAACCCCGACCTTCTCCAAGCTTCAGCTTCCAACTGAGGAAGAGGTTCAGAGTGTGATGAAATGGATGGTAGAAAAGAACCTCATTCCCCAAGCTTATAACTACCAAGAACTAGTTGATCCCAATCTTCTGCCCAGCTCGTAG
- a CDS encoding transglycosylase domain-containing protein → MSTLQGKKSKVSVLFARYWRRLGVVFLVFIICLTGGITAYISSLDISKLQTPLARPSFLYDQNGNRVSQLSSSRIEPVSGQQIPLVMKNAVIAVEDRRYYEHKGVDLRSIIRALYRDIISGDFSEGGSTITQQLAKNLFLASDKTLARKLNEAAYALKIEAVLDKDEILVAYLNQIYYGEGCYGLQNAAQLYFDKEVEDLTLPESALLAGLLKAPSIYSPLNSKEKSLERRNIVLTLMKEQNYISLDEYQDALVQPIVLKKGSLSDLSGQHAPYVDYVIEEAINRIGFSEEQILNGGLKIYTQMDPLVQKAAEEVYGENHYFPKGTSDQLVQSGVVLLDHKTGGIRGLVGYRGARVYRGLNHAASSQFLRQPGSTLKPLAVYAPALEKGYNSDSTVEDHPLNINGYSPQNYDNQYRGYITMQEAVRHSWNVPAVWLLNKIGIDSGVDFVQRCGITLEQEDHTLSLALGGLSHGVTPLQMAQAYGAFANLGVMNKAYAISKITTDEGTVLYLAQPETTQVTTPSVAYMMTLMLEDVVTNGTGENAKLSRPTAGKTGSVELPQTQEFADISKGVKDVWFVGYTPELTAAVWMGYDNTDHNHYLTTSGGAEPAVVFREILSRALESTPVVPFEIPEEYIEQNRLSNKLYKWFEEHFKR, encoded by the coding sequence ATGAGTACACTTCAGGGGAAGAAATCTAAGGTGAGTGTACTTTTTGCTAGATATTGGAGAAGACTGGGAGTTGTCTTTTTAGTTTTTATCATTTGTTTGACAGGTGGAATTACGGCTTATATATCCTCATTAGATATTAGTAAGTTACAAACACCTTTGGCACGACCTTCCTTCTTGTATGACCAAAATGGCAACCGAGTTTCCCAGCTTTCATCATCACGAATAGAACCTGTTTCAGGGCAGCAAATCCCACTGGTCATGAAAAATGCAGTAATAGCAGTAGAAGACCGTCGGTATTACGAGCATAAGGGGGTCGATCTTCGTTCAATTATTCGTGCTCTTTATCGTGATATAATTTCAGGTGACTTTTCCGAGGGTGGAAGCACCATCACTCAGCAATTGGCGAAGAACCTTTTCTTAGCTTCGGACAAAACTCTTGCCCGAAAATTAAATGAAGCGGCCTATGCCTTAAAGATTGAAGCTGTGCTGGACAAGGATGAGATTTTAGTCGCTTATCTTAATCAAATATATTATGGCGAGGGCTGTTATGGTCTGCAAAATGCGGCCCAGCTTTATTTTGATAAAGAGGTTGAAGATCTGACATTACCTGAATCTGCATTGCTTGCCGGATTGCTGAAAGCACCCAGCATTTATTCTCCGTTGAATAGTAAGGAAAAGTCCTTAGAACGTAGGAATATTGTACTTACTTTAATGAAGGAACAAAATTATATTTCCTTAGATGAGTATCAGGATGCCCTAGTTCAACCAATTGTTTTAAAGAAAGGTTCTCTAAGCGACCTTTCAGGCCAGCACGCACCTTACGTTGATTATGTGATTGAAGAAGCAATAAATCGTATCGGATTTTCTGAAGAGCAAATTCTTAACGGTGGTCTGAAAATCTATACTCAAATGGATCCTCTTGTCCAAAAAGCAGCTGAAGAGGTCTATGGAGAAAATCATTACTTTCCTAAAGGGACATCTGACCAACTCGTTCAAAGTGGTGTGGTTTTATTAGATCATAAAACCGGGGGGATCAGGGGATTAGTCGGATATCGTGGTGCGAGAGTTTACCGCGGGCTTAACCATGCCGCTTCATCCCAATTTCTGCGCCAGCCAGGTTCTACCTTGAAGCCCTTGGCGGTTTATGCTCCAGCCTTGGAAAAGGGCTATAATTCGGATTCAACGGTGGAGGATCATCCTCTAAATATTAATGGCTACAGCCCTCAGAATTATGATAATCAGTATCGTGGGTATATTACTATGCAAGAGGCTGTTCGACACTCTTGGAATGTGCCGGCAGTTTGGTTACTTAATAAGATAGGGATAGACAGCGGGGTAGATTTTGTGCAAAGGTGTGGGATCACTTTGGAGCAAGAAGACCACACCCTTAGTTTAGCTTTGGGTGGTCTTTCTCATGGGGTTACACCTTTACAGATGGCGCAAGCTTATGGAGCCTTTGCTAATCTTGGAGTTATGAATAAGGCTTATGCCATAAGTAAAATTACTACGGATGAAGGAACTGTGCTCTACCTTGCACAACCTGAAACAACTCAAGTGACCACTCCAAGCGTAGCCTATATGATGACCCTCATGCTGGAGGATGTGGTCACAAACGGCACCGGTGAAAATGCCAAGCTATCCCGACCGACAGCGGGCAAAACGGGGTCAGTTGAACTTCCCCAAACTCAAGAATTCGCGGACATCAGCAAAGGGGTTAAAGATGTTTGGTTTGTGGGTTATACACCGGAACTTACGGCGGCAGTATGGATGGGTTATGATAACACGGATCATAACCATTACCTTACTACCTCAGGAGGGGCAGAACCTGCTGTAGTCTTTCGTGAAATCTTGTCGCGTGCGCTAGAATCAACACCGGTTGTCCCATTTGAAATTCCAGAGGAATACATTGAGCAGAATAGATTATCCAATAAATTATATAAGTGGTTTGAAGAACATTTTAAAAGGTAA
- the ytxJ gene encoding bacillithiol system redox-active protein YtxJ: MAEFREISSIEEFEGILNESQLRKVFIFKHSTTCPISARAWVEVQEFIRESNNEVLVVMIKVIESRPTSNFVAEKMTVKHQSPQALLISQGQVLWHASHQTVTQTNLTKALEGQDLPFNLMS; this comes from the coding sequence ATGGCAGAGTTCAGAGAAATCAGTTCTATTGAAGAGTTTGAAGGAATCTTAAACGAGTCTCAGTTACGCAAAGTTTTTATTTTCAAACACAGCACAACCTGCCCAATCAGTGCTCGTGCTTGGGTGGAAGTACAGGAGTTTATCCGGGAAAGCAACAATGAAGTGCTTGTGGTTATGATCAAAGTGATTGAATCTCGCCCCACTTCGAATTTTGTGGCTGAAAAAATGACGGTTAAGCATCAATCTCCTCAAGCGCTGCTGATTAGCCAAGGACAGGTTCTGTGGCATGCCTCCCATCAAACAGTTACTCAGACAAATCTTACGAAGGCTTTGGAAGGTCAAGATTTGCCTTTTAATTTAATGAGTTAA
- a CDS encoding ABC transporter permease, protein MNLQGKVFQGKSWGYLGAIVFLLALWQYAAWSLQTPLLPTPQAAIAATIRLFDADLGKHFWVSTYRVVLSTLTAFLIGLPLGIIMGYEGRIDRFLAPLVYITYPIPKIVFLPLILLFLGLGDGSKIFLITFIVFFQILVTTRDAVRKVQSETISSLRSLGGNRFQVYRYVLLPASLPDVFTSLRLSMGTAIAVLFFAESFATTEGLGYFIMDSWSRAAPDEMFAGIIMMALLGVGLFIVVDFFDNIFCRWQHLNGYKEGK, encoded by the coding sequence ATGAATCTGCAAGGTAAAGTATTTCAAGGGAAGTCCTGGGGCTATTTAGGCGCTATAGTATTTTTACTAGCTCTTTGGCAATATGCAGCCTGGAGTCTTCAGACACCCCTTTTACCGACACCGCAGGCGGCAATCGCCGCCACTATTCGCTTATTTGATGCAGATCTCGGAAAACACTTCTGGGTTAGTACCTATCGGGTAGTATTATCAACATTGACTGCGTTTCTAATCGGACTACCATTGGGTATAATTATGGGCTATGAAGGTCGGATAGACCGATTTTTAGCTCCCCTAGTTTATATCACTTATCCGATTCCTAAGATTGTCTTTCTGCCGCTGATTCTTTTGTTTCTAGGATTAGGAGACGGTTCCAAGATCTTTCTGATTACCTTCATTGTCTTTTTTCAAATATTAGTCACAACTCGGGATGCGGTCCGTAAAGTACAGTCAGAAACAATTTCATCTTTGCGATCCTTAGGGGGAAACCGTTTCCAAGTCTACCGCTATGTACTCTTACCCGCAAGTTTACCAGATGTCTTCACATCTCTTCGTTTAAGCATGGGTACAGCGATTGCGGTTTTGTTCTTTGCTGAGTCCTTTGCAACCACCGAAGGTTTAGGGTATTTCATCATGGATTCGTGGAGCCGTGCTGCACCGGATGAAATGTTTGCGGGGATTATTATGATGGCCTTGCTTGGAGTCGGATTATTTATTGTTGTAGATTTTTTTGATAATATCTTTTGTCGCTGGCAGCACTTAAATGGATATAAGGAGGGGAAGTAA
- a CDS encoding ABC transporter ATP-binding protein has product MIEVSHCDFIYNQGKSQVKVYDDFNLTIERGESLVLIGPSGCGKSTLLYLLSGLLKPTVGKIKIFGESVKGTRQKTAFILQEYGLFPWLTVEQNVSLGLRVRHTVKRSYKPLVEEMIRKMGLGEVKHNFPSQLSGGQRQRVALARALTLQPDLLLMDEPLSALDALTRERLQGLLLEIWQEQKLTTVLVTHSIEEAVFLGSRILVLLDGRPTKVVGEITNPLVGKPGYRQTEEFFQKTSYVRSLLERGGLDESAR; this is encoded by the coding sequence GTGATTGAAGTTTCGCACTGTGATTTCATCTATAATCAAGGAAAGTCACAGGTTAAAGTATACGATGATTTTAATTTGACGATTGAACGGGGAGAAAGCTTAGTCTTGATCGGCCCTTCAGGCTGTGGCAAGAGCACTCTTCTTTACCTGCTATCAGGATTACTGAAGCCTACGGTGGGCAAAATTAAGATTTTTGGCGAGTCTGTTAAAGGTACCCGTCAGAAAACAGCTTTTATACTACAAGAGTATGGGCTATTTCCTTGGCTTACAGTTGAGCAAAATGTAAGTTTAGGGTTACGAGTCAGGCATACGGTTAAGAGAAGCTATAAACCCCTCGTTGAGGAAATGATTCGGAAAATGGGCTTAGGAGAAGTAAAACACAATTTTCCCAGTCAATTAAGTGGAGGGCAAAGGCAGAGAGTCGCATTGGCTCGAGCCCTAACTCTCCAACCGGATTTGCTGTTAATGGACGAGCCTTTGTCAGCTTTAGATGCTTTAACCCGGGAAAGACTACAAGGGTTGCTCTTAGAAATTTGGCAGGAACAAAAGTTGACAACAGTTTTAGTAACTCATAGTATTGAAGAAGCCGTTTTCTTGGGAAGCCGTATTTTGGTGCTTCTTGATGGCAGACCAACAAAAGTTGTGGGGGAAATAACGAACCCACTAGTTGGAAAGCCGGGCTATCGTCAGACAGAAGAGTTTTTCCAGAAGACCAGCTATGTACGTTCACTTCTTGAAAGGGGTGGACTTGATGAATCTGCAAGGTAA